A single genomic interval of uncultured Desulfobacter sp. harbors:
- a CDS encoding addiction module protein — MQNSIEIKHLTREEKLRMVDALWADLLSEEELLESPAWHKKALQETENRLAEGKERIVDWHTAKQELRKHFE; from the coding sequence ATGCAAAATTCAATAGAAATTAAGCACCTTACCAGAGAAGAAAAACTCAGGATGGTGGATGCCTTGTGGGCGGATTTATTATCAGAGGAAGAACTCCTCGAATCACCGGCCTGGCATAAAAAGGCCCTCCAGGAAACAGAAAATCGCCTTGCAGAAGGTAAAGAGAGGATTGTGGATTGGCATACTGCCAAACAAGAACTACGGAAACACTTTGAATGA
- a CDS encoding type II toxin-antitoxin system RelE/ParE family toxin gives MKIEILSSAMSDLTEGRLFYEEQSKGLGEYFFDSLFSDIDSLTLYAGIHPIFYGYYRMLSKRFPYAIYYKLKERSVATVWRVLDLRRDPQRIKGSLQNL, from the coding sequence ATGAAAATTGAAATTCTCTCTTCAGCCATGTCAGACCTGACAGAAGGCCGACTGTTCTATGAGGAACAAAGCAAAGGACTGGGAGAATACTTTTTTGATTCTTTGTTCTCAGATATCGATTCTCTGACTCTCTACGCCGGTATTCATCCAATATTCTATGGTTACTACCGAATGCTTTCAAAAAGATTTCCATACGCCATATACTACAAACTAAAAGAAAGATCCGTCGCCACTGTATGGAGGGTGCTCGATTTAAGGCGCGATCCACAGAGAATAAAAGGGTCTTTACAAAATTTATAG
- a CDS encoding YajD family HNH nuclease yields MSNKEGSLVQKVLKEQQSRQTGYRERALKMFPWICAHCGREFEGKRVKELTVHHKDHNHDNNPPDGSNWELLCIYCHDNEHSRDQVADAYSDEVAGSTTGSGGTTNPFAGLGDMLKGKL; encoded by the coding sequence ATGTCAAATAAAGAAGGAAGCCTTGTTCAGAAAGTGTTGAAAGAGCAACAGTCCCGCCAGACCGGCTACCGAGAACGTGCTCTTAAGATGTTCCCCTGGATCTGTGCCCATTGTGGCCGTGAGTTTGAAGGCAAACGAGTCAAGGAACTCACGGTTCATCATAAAGATCATAACCACGACAATAACCCGCCAGATGGAAGCAACTGGGAATTACTTTGTATCTATTGCCACGACAACGAACATTCCCGGGACCAGGTCGCCGATGCCTATTCCGATGAAGTGGCCGGTAGCACCACAGGCTCCGGCGGCACCACAAATCCTTTTGCCGGGCTTGGCGATATGCTCAAAGGTAAATTGTAA